A window of the Henckelia pumila isolate YLH828 chromosome 3, ASM3356847v2, whole genome shotgun sequence genome harbors these coding sequences:
- the LOC140887786 gene encoding LOW QUALITY PROTEIN: receptor-like protein 7 (The sequence of the model RefSeq protein was modified relative to this genomic sequence to represent the inferred CDS: inserted 1 base in 1 codon), giving the protein MRILLLPWVLLVFLFRVLSVSGQCLNDERLLLLELNRSLVYSSGISRRPLNWNQNVDCCKWDGVACDSIGHVVSLDLHNQSISGGIEEDSSLFRFNYLQRLNLAFNRFNNSEIPKGLQNLTNLAFLNLSNAGFVGQIPMELSTLRSLASLDLSTIFPDRFNPLTLENPNFMMLVQNLTSLSELNLDGVKISDSPSDWPRTISSSLPNLRNLSLRNCGLSGALGSLSQLPSLSVLRLDRNNLSSIVPDSFTNFSNLTTLSLSSCSLHGSFPEKIFQLSTLQNLDLSNNVLLKGTIPQFPLIGSFRTIILGSTNFSGSLPDSISNLRMLSMIVLSHCNFTGPIPSTITNLTELVDVDFSFNAFTGSIPSFRMSKKLNYIDLSYNKLMGSISSRHFEGLMNLTFINLGFNSLNGSIPSYLFSLPSLQKLQLSNNQFSDQVREFSTAESSNLDTLDLSSNTLEGPIPXVLFNLEMLNVLSLSFNSFSGTVQLEMIQTLPNLARLELGYNNLTVEARITNSSLSRLNLASCKLKNFPDLRNQTKLTFLDLSNNLLSGEIPSWIWEIGNGRLTHLNLSYNILVGLQIPYKMPSTLYMLDLHSNQLHGEFPTPPISVIYVDYSTNNFQEPIPDDIGNFTLFASFLSLANNGITGSVPTSLCSASNLQVLDLSGNLLSGSIPSCLLRNNNSLGVLNLGRNNISGDIPDSFSISCGLKTLDLSRNNLEGKIPVSLANCASLEVMNVGNNNIYDGFPCMLQTLSSLRVLVLRSNRFHGGITCPEVNQSWPNLQIIDIASNNFVEYLNSSCFSSWRRMTQESDGSGHISFNYLELANLYYQDTVTVTIKGLELELVKILTIFTSIDFSVNNFQGEIPEAVGQLNSLYVLNLSHNSLIGTIPKSIGNLTGLGSLDLSSNQLTGMIPEELASLTFLSYLNLSYNKLFGRIPSGRQLQTFTEASYIGNTGLCGFPLNITCEVPPPAAEGLRSSVLIEFDWQFILTGLGYGVGAALVIAPLAFCKQWRDQCNEHVDQFIGLIFPSYAFSYVRYDGKFEAIEDIKDETSDDDEDEDDMEDDLSRGRYCIFCTKFDIQLTKAVHSMKCTCHSFPPTFSYYSTSSSSSSVLFMYGRKF; this is encoded by the exons ATGAGAATTCTACTCCTTCCATGGGTTCTGTTGGTGTTCTTGTTCCGAGTTCTGTCGGTTTCTGGTCAGTGTTTGAATGATGAAAGATTACTGTTGTTGGAGTTGAACAGAAGCCTTGTCTACAGCTCCGGAATTTCAAGAAGGCCGCTGAACTGGAACCAGAATGTAGACTGCTGCAAATGGGATGGGGTAGCTTGTGATAGCATAGGACACGTTGTGAGTTTAGATCTCCATAACCAGTCCATTTCAGGTGGGATCGAGGAGGATTCGAGTCTTTTCAGATTTAACTATCTTCAAAGGCTAAACTTGGCATTCAACAGATTCAACAATAGTGAAATTCCAAAAGGACTTCAGAATCTCACGAATTTGGCATTCTTGAATCTGTCAAATGCTGGTTTTGTTGGGCAAATTCCCATGGAACTATCCACATTAAGGAGCTTGGCCAGTCTTGACCTCTCCACCATTTTTCCAGACCGTTTCAATCCCCTGACACTTGAGAATCCAAATTTCATGATGCTTGTCCAAAACCTCACTTCCCTCTCGGAACTCAATCTCGATGGTGTTAAAATTTCAGATTCTCCAAGCGATTGGCCCCGCACTATATCTTCATCTTTACCCAATTTAAGAAATTTAAGCTTGCGGAATTGTGGTCTATCAGGTGCATTGGGTTCTCTTTCACAGCTTCCTTCTCTTTCAGTTCTACGCCTAGATAGAAATAACCTGTCATCAATAGTTCCAGATTCTTTTACAAACTTCTCAAATTTGACTACCTTGAGTCTCAGCTCTTGCTCTTTACATGGTTCCTTTCCAGAGAAGATCTTCCAGTTATCCACACTGCAGAATCTTGATCTATCAAACAATGTATTACTCAAGGGCACCATACCCCAGTTTCCTCTGATTGGATCTTTTAGGACTATAATTCTCGGCTCCACTAACTTCTCAGGTTCATTACCAGATTCCATTAGCAATCTCAGAATGTTGTCCATGATAGTCCTCTCCCATTGCAATTTCACTGGACCCATTCCATCCACAATAACCAACTTAACAGAACTGGTTGATGTGGATTTCTCGTTTAATGCATTCACTGGTTCAATCCCATCATTCCGAATGTCCAAGAAACTTAATTACATAGACCTCAGTTATAATAAACTCATGGGATCGATTTCTTCTAGGCATTTTGAAGGTCTCATGAACCTGACATTTATAAATTTGGGTTTCAATTCACTCAATGGTAGCATTCCCTCGTATCTCTTCAGTCTCCCTTCACTACAGAAACTTCAGCTCTCTAACAACCAATTTAGTGATCAAGTCCGAGAATTTTCCACCGCGGAGTCCTCCAACCTCGATACACTAGATTTGAGCAGTAATACGTTGGAAGGTCCCATTC ATGTCCTTTTTAACCTTGAAATGCTTAATGTGCTATCACTTTCTTTCAACTCCTTCAGTGGCACCGTCCAGCTGGAAATGATTCAAACGCTTCCCAATCTTGCAAGGCTTGAGCTTGGTTACAACAACTTGACAGTTGAAGCAAGAATCACAAATTCAAGTCTATCCAGGTTAAATTTGGCCTCCTGTAAGCTGAAAAACTTTCCGGATCTGAGGAACCAAACAAAATTGACTTTCTTGGACCTATCAAATAATCTTCTTAGCGGAGAAATACCTAGTTGGATTTGGGAAATTGGAAATGGACGACTCACGCATTTGAATCTTTCTTACAATATTCTGGTTGGTCTACAAATACCATACAAGATGCCGAGTACGCTTTACATGCTAGACTTGCACTCAAACCAACTCCATGGTGAGTTTCCAACTCCCCCAATATCAGTTATATATGTAGATTACTCGACTAATAACTTTCAAGAACCTATCCCAGATGATATTGGCAATTTCACTCTCTTTGCTTCTTTTTTGTCCTTGGCAAACAATGGCATTACCGGATCGGTTCCTACATCCCTTTGTAGTGCAAGTAACCTTCAAGTTCTTGACCTATCTGGCAACTTATTGAGTGGTAGTATACCATCCTGTCTCTTAAGAAATAACAACAGTCTTGGAGTACTAAATCTTGGTAGAAACAACATTAGTGGTGATATCCCTGATAGTTTTTCTATCAGTTGTGGCCTGAAAACTCTAGACCTCAGCAGGAATAATTTGGAAGGGAAAATTCCAGTATCCTTGGCCAATTGCGCATCTTTAGAAGTCATGAATGTTGGAAACAACAATATTTATGATGGGTTCCCATGCATGCTACAAACATTATCTAGCTTGCGTGTTCTTGTCTTGCGCTCCAACAGATTTCATGGAGGTATCACATGTCCTGAGGTAAACCAAAGCTGGCCAAATCTTCAAATCATAGATATAGCTTCTAACAACTTCGTTGAGTATCTGAATTCATCCTGCTTCTCAAGTTGGAGAAGAATGACACAGGAAAGTGATGGGTCCGGCCACATAAGCTTTAACTATCTGGAACTGGCCAATTTATATTACCAGGACACAGTGACAGTAACCATCAAAGGACTAGAGTTGGAGCTTGTCAAGATTTTGACTATCTTCACATCGATTGATTTCTCTGTCAATAATTTTCAAGGGGAGATTCCTGAAGCAGTAGGACAACTCAATTCACTTTACGTTCTTAATTTATCGCACAATAGTCTCATAGGAACAATTCCAAAATCGATTGGGAACTTAACAGGTCTTGGATCACTTGACCTTTCAAGTAACCAGCTAACAGGGATGATACCAGAGGAGCTAGCAAGTTTGACATTCCTTTCATACCTGAATCTGTCCTACAATAAGCTATTTGGAAGAATCCCCTCAGGTCGTCAATTACAAACATTTACTGAAGCAAGCTACATAGGAAACACAGGCCTATGTGGGTTCCCTCTGAACATAACCTGTGAGGTTCCTCCACCAGCAGCGGAGGGATTACGCAGTTCAGTTCTAATAGAATTTGATTGGCAATTTATACTCACTGGTTTGGGATATGGGGTTGGAGCAGCATTAGTCATTGCACCTCTTGCATTCTGCAAACAATGGAGGGATCAATGCAACGAGCACGTGGACCAATTTATAGGGCTTATATTTCCAAGTTATGCATTCAGTTATGTCAGGTATGACGGGAAATTTGAGGCTATAGAAGACATCAAAGATGAGACTTCCGATgacgatgaagatgaagatgacatGGAAGATGACTTGTCACGTGGAAGGTACTGCATATTTTGCACCAAATTCGACATTCAACTTACAAAAGCAGTGCACAGTATGAAATGTACATGCCATTCCTTTCCACCCACATTCTCCTATTattctacatcatcatcttcttcttctgtgcTGTTCATGTATGGTAGAAAATTTTGA